A genomic segment from Thermotoga neapolitana DSM 4359 encodes:
- a CDS encoding chemotaxis protein CheX, producing MDAKIVNALIGSVYETIKSVLRVEPKLGKPSAVSHIEIPHSVVTVIGVTGSIEGSLIYSFSSETALKVVSAMMGMEYGQLDELAMSAIGELGNMTAGKLAMKLETLGKHVDITPPTVVSGKDLKIKSFGTVLKLPISVFSNEDFDLHLSVKSGG from the coding sequence ATGGATGCGAAGATAGTGAACGCCCTCATTGGATCTGTGTACGAGACCATAAAAAGTGTGTTGAGGGTGGAACCAAAACTGGGAAAGCCGTCTGCGGTGTCGCACATAGAGATTCCCCACTCGGTGGTTACCGTTATCGGTGTGACGGGTAGTATAGAAGGAAGCCTGATTTATTCTTTTTCTTCAGAAACGGCTCTGAAGGTCGTTTCTGCAATGATGGGCATGGAGTACGGTCAGCTTGACGAGCTTGCCATGAGCGCCATAGGAGAGCTTGGAAACATGACGGCTGGAAAACTCGCGATGAAACTTGAAACCCTTGGAAAACACGTTGATATCACACCTCCCACGGTGGTGAGTGGAAAAGACCTCAAGATAAAAAGCTTCGGAACTGTTTTGAAACTACCGATCTCTGTTTTCTCAAACGAGGACTTCGACCTTCATCTGTCTGTAAAAAGTGGAGGGTGA